Proteins encoded within one genomic window of Bacteroidota bacterium:
- the ricT gene encoding regulatory iron-sulfur-containing complex subunit RicT: MEENPQEVRKNNFLSRGCSAEPQLYQKNDTIYSHGCSKLDTYDWLKDLVFPGGYKLFDCIEVRFKNSRKDYFRVPEGIDLHTGDIVAVEAAPGHDLGIVTLTGEVVRIQMKKRKINPASEDIKKVYRKARTSDIEKWITAVENEDITMFKARKMAGQLNLKMKVNDVEYQGDGTKAIFYYTAEERVDFRELIKVLAEEFKVRIEMRQIGVRQESSRLGGIGTCGRELCCSTWLTSFRSVTTTAARVQQLSPNPQKLTGQCSKLKCCLNYEFETYLDALKEFPNNEIILKTQKGEAIHQKTDIFRKVMWYSYVNDQANVLAIPVDKVREIIERNAKGNFPEKLENFSDLKEQKAVDFENVVGQDDLRRFDDLDREERRK; encoded by the coding sequence ACCATTTATAGCCATGGTTGCAGTAAACTGGACACTTATGACTGGTTGAAAGACCTTGTATTCCCGGGTGGTTATAAGCTTTTCGATTGCATTGAAGTCAGGTTCAAGAACAGCCGGAAAGATTATTTCCGTGTGCCGGAAGGCATTGATCTTCATACAGGTGATATTGTTGCTGTTGAAGCTGCACCGGGGCATGATCTGGGTATCGTTACGCTCACCGGCGAGGTTGTTCGTATTCAGATGAAGAAAAGGAAGATAAATCCCGCTTCAGAAGATATCAAGAAGGTATACAGGAAAGCCCGTACATCGGATATTGAAAAATGGATAACAGCTGTTGAGAATGAGGACATAACGATGTTCAAGGCAAGAAAAATGGCTGGCCAGCTTAACTTAAAAATGAAAGTAAACGATGTGGAATACCAGGGTGATGGTACAAAAGCTATTTTTTATTATACAGCCGAGGAACGTGTTGATTTCAGGGAATTGATCAAGGTACTTGCTGAAGAATTCAAAGTGCGCATTGAGATGCGCCAGATAGGTGTAAGGCAGGAGTCAAGCAGGCTGGGAGGTATCGGCACATGCGGCAGAGAATTGTGTTGCTCCACGTGGCTTACCAGCTTCCGTTCTGTCACCACCACTGCTGCCAGGGTCCAGCAGCTTTCTCCCAATCCACAAAAACTTACCGGCCAATGCAGCAAGCTTAAATGCTGTCTCAACTACGAATTTGAAACTTATCTCGACGCCCTTAAAGAATTCCCTAACAACGAAATCATTCTTAAAACCCAAAAAGGTGAAGCTATACACCAGAAAACCGACATTTTCCGTAAAGTGATGTGGTATTCCTATGTGAATGATCAGGCTAATGTACTGGCTATCCCGGTTGATAAAGTCCGCGAGATCATCGAGCGTAATGCAAAGGGTAATTTCCCGGAAAAATTGGAAAACTTTTCCGATTTAAAAGAACAGAAAGCTGTTGACTTCGAGAATGTTGTCGGCCAGGATGACCTGCGGCGATTCGATGATTTAGACCGTGAAGAGAGACGAAAATGA
- a CDS encoding gliding motility lipoprotein GldH produces the protein MIILILLTSCDPKRVYENYLPTDKNLWNRYDIKKFDVQIKDTTIFYDFYINIRNTTDYPYSNMFIFFNTQFPDGQLFRDTLECQLADLQGRWLGKGIGKIKDNRIRFKSMVRFPRSGTYLFSVEQAMRVVDLQGITDIGLRIEKH, from the coding sequence TTGATCATCCTTATATTACTGACCTCGTGCGATCCAAAAAGAGTATATGAGAATTACCTGCCAACTGATAAAAATCTTTGGAACAGATATGATATAAAGAAATTTGACGTTCAGATAAAGGATACGACGATCTTCTATGATTTTTATATAAACATACGCAACACAACCGATTATCCGTATAGCAATATGTTCATCTTTTTCAATACACAGTTTCCCGATGGTCAGCTTTTTCGCGACACGCTGGAATGCCAGCTGGCTGATTTACAGGGTAGGTGGCTTGGAAAAGGAATAGGAAAGATTAAGGATAACCGTATTCGCTTTAAGAGCATGGTTCGGTTTCCCAGAAGTGGTACATATTTGTTCTCTGTCGAGCAGGCAATGAGAGTCGTAGACCTGCAGGGCATTACAGATATCGGGCTCCGGATTGAAAAACACTGA
- a CDS encoding transglycosylase domain-containing protein, producing MDKKNHNNVKKYVKYFWFFYGGVLLFIILLFAIISLGWLGFMPSFEELENPRSNLASEIISADQQVLGTYYIENRSNVTYTELSPSLVQALIATEDIRFTRHSGVDVKAVFRVMFGVLTGKQKGGGSTITQQLAKNLFPRKPDRTLIETIFVKLKEWVTAVKLERNYTKEEIIAMYFNTVPFGSQAYGIKSAAKTFFNKESGELTIDESALLIGILKAPSWYSPITHPDRALKRRETVLHQMAKYNFITSEQYETLMASPLDMSKYTIQDHTAGLAKHFREYLRGKLAKWCEEHYKTDGTPYNLYKDGLRIYTTINSKMQIYAEEAVNEHLGKDLQPAFYDHWKRHYNAPFVFELGEATKEINSLMMQAVKRSDRYRTLKEAGMAEDSIMLSFRTPVKMNVFSWKGDFDTVMAPMDSIRYYKFFLRAGMMSIEPNTGFVRAYVCAPDYLYFKFDNVIYGKRQVGSTFKPILYSLAMQEGEYSPCTEVPNIQYSITLENGDIWSPENTSEYKMGQMITLKEALAHSNNWISAYLMKRYTPQAVIVMAQKMGITSEIPPVYSIALGSADLSLYEMTGAFNVFASKGIYKEPIFITRIEDKHGNVIETFIPKQQEAMSEETAYLMLALMKGVVETGTGIRLRLKYRFINPIAGKTGTTQNYSDGWFMGITPDLVTGIWVGCEDRAAHFRSMALGQGANMALPIWAIYMKKIYADPLLNISRGDFERPLKPLSVDIDCTKQKTRNTVKNRFDEEDF from the coding sequence ATGGATAAAAAAAACCATAATAACGTTAAAAAATATGTGAAGTACTTCTGGTTCTTCTATGGAGGTGTGTTACTGTTTATCATTCTCCTTTTTGCAATCATTTCGCTGGGATGGCTGGGTTTTATGCCCTCCTTCGAGGAATTGGAGAATCCAAGGAGTAATCTGGCATCGGAAATCATCTCTGCTGACCAGCAGGTCCTCGGAACATATTATATAGAGAACCGCTCCAACGTGACCTATACAGAGTTGTCACCAAGCCTTGTTCAGGCACTCATTGCCACGGAGGATATCAGGTTTACCAGGCACTCCGGTGTAGATGTCAAGGCGGTATTCAGAGTGATGTTTGGTGTCCTGACAGGCAAACAGAAAGGAGGGGGTAGCACCATCACTCAACAGCTGGCAAAGAATCTTTTTCCCCGTAAGCCCGACCGCACCCTGATTGAGACCATTTTTGTCAAGCTGAAGGAGTGGGTCACTGCAGTGAAACTGGAACGCAATTATACAAAGGAAGAGATTATTGCCATGTATTTCAATACTGTTCCTTTTGGGAGCCAGGCCTATGGAATAAAGTCGGCAGCTAAAACATTTTTTAATAAAGAATCCGGAGAGCTGACCATTGATGAATCCGCATTGCTTATCGGTATTTTAAAGGCGCCATCCTGGTACAGCCCTATCACCCATCCCGACCGCGCACTGAAAAGAAGGGAGACAGTGTTACATCAGATGGCAAAATATAATTTCATCACTAGTGAGCAGTATGAAACGTTGATGGCTTCGCCATTGGATATGTCGAAATATACAATTCAGGATCATACTGCAGGACTAGCCAAACATTTTCGGGAATACCTCAGGGGCAAACTGGCTAAATGGTGCGAAGAACATTACAAAACGGATGGCACACCGTACAATTTATATAAAGACGGTCTGAGGATATATACAACTATTAATTCGAAGATGCAGATTTACGCTGAGGAAGCTGTGAATGAGCATCTTGGCAAGGATCTGCAGCCTGCATTCTATGATCACTGGAAACGTCACTATAATGCTCCCTTTGTGTTTGAACTTGGTGAGGCCACAAAAGAGATCAACAGCCTTATGATGCAAGCTGTCAAACGCAGCGATAGGTATCGAACCCTGAAAGAGGCCGGCATGGCTGAAGACTCTATAATGCTATCATTCAGGACACCGGTAAAAATGAATGTTTTCTCGTGGAAAGGGGACTTTGATACCGTGATGGCTCCAATGGATTCTATACGGTATTATAAGTTCTTTTTACGGGCAGGCATGATGTCGATAGAACCGAACACCGGTTTTGTCAGGGCTTATGTATGTGCTCCGGATTACCTGTATTTCAAATTCGATAATGTCATTTATGGCAAACGTCAGGTTGGATCGACCTTTAAACCGATCCTTTACAGTCTGGCTATGCAGGAAGGCGAATATTCGCCATGTACCGAGGTTCCGAATATTCAGTATAGTATCACATTGGAAAACGGTGATATTTGGTCCCCAGAAAATACCTCTGAATACAAAATGGGACAGATGATAACATTAAAGGAAGCGCTGGCCCACTCCAACAATTGGATATCTGCCTACCTGATGAAGCGCTATACACCACAGGCTGTCATCGTGATGGCACAGAAGATGGGTATTACCAGCGAAATTCCTCCGGTATATTCTATTGCTCTCGGCTCAGCCGATCTGTCATTGTATGAAATGACAGGTGCCTTTAACGTTTTTGCCAGTAAGGGAATATATAAAGAACCCATTTTTATAACGCGTATTGAGGATAAGCATGGGAATGTGATCGAAACTTTTATTCCCAAACAGCAGGAGGCCATGAGTGAAGAAACGGCATATCTCATGCTGGCTTTGATGAAAGGGGTGGTTGAGACAGGCACTGGCATCCGGCTACGGTTGAAATATAGGTTTATTAATCCAATAGCAGGTAAAACAGGAACCACTCAGAATTACTCTGATGGATGGTTCATGGGTATTACACCCGACCTGGTCACTGGTATATGGGTGGGTTGTGAAGATCGTGCAGCCCATTTCCGCTCAATGGCTCTCGGCCAGGGTGCCAATATGGCATTACCTATCTGGGCCATATATATGAAAAAAATCTATGCAGATCCCTTGTTGAATATTTCCCGGGGTGATTTTGAAAGGCCATTAAAGCCACTTTCGGTAGATATAGATTGTACAAAGCAAAAAACCAGAAATACAGTAAAAAATCGCTTTGATGAGGAAGACTTTTAA